The Elgaria multicarinata webbii isolate HBS135686 ecotype San Diego chromosome 7, rElgMul1.1.pri, whole genome shotgun sequence nucleotide sequence AACACAGTTCAGTAGTAAACTAAGGGCAAAAATGGTTTTAAGGTTTACTTAAAAGTTATTGACAAACAAGGAGGGCATACACCCCTTCTAGGGAAAGAAACAAGTGGGGCCATCACAGGAAAGGTCTTGTTGCTTGTATCTGCTAATTTGATGGTTGTTAATAGCAGGCCAGAGAGTCGGGCCTCTGAGGACCTCAGGCAGGTCCTTATGGGtgcaggcagtccttcagattgATCCTCCAAGTTACTTTCCCCCCGGAATGTCAGAATTTGCCAGTTATTTCAGTGTGTCAAATGTTCTACTGAATTTAAGTGTGTACCTCTATCTTTTCAATGTAGTGGAATTTTCCAAGTGCTATGATTACAAGGAAAGTGGGTGCTGCTTTGGCAGCTGGCTGTACAGTGGTGGTGAAGCCAGCAGAAGATACACCTTTATCTGCTTTAGCACTTGCAGAGGTGAGATTCTTATACTGATGAGCTGTAGAGATGTTTTTCACAATACGATTCTTGTACGTGGGCAGTTTGGTGTGGCTTTCAAATAAAAAGTTCTTTGCCAGCTTTTTATTAACATAGAAGTTCAACTTGCAGTGAACTAGAGTGCTGAGAGGAAATGACCAAACTTATATTTTCTGGATGTTATTAGGTGtatcccttctccccaccccaccccagtttttccTTCAATATCTTCTAAGCGCATTTAGAAATCCCACTTCATTGTTTCTCACCTGTTTGTGACATAGTTGTGAGGAGACGAAGCCAAGCGCTACATTCATCCTGTAATTAAAAtaccacatgacatgataaaTATTTTACAGTTTCATGCCATACACGCATTGTTTTTCACTACAGCTTGCAAATCAGGCCAGAATTCCTGCAGGAGTATACAACGTTGTTCCGTGTTCTAGAAAACAGGCAGCAGCGGTTGGGGAAGTGTTGTGCACTGACCCCTTGGTGGCTAAAATCTCTTTTACTGGCTCAACGGCTACAGGAAAGGTATGCTTTGTGTATTTGAAGTTTGGCGCTCTAGGCTTTTGAACCTTCACAAAGTTTGTAGCTATCATGCATCTAAAAGGCTTTTTGGAATAAAAGTGCACAGCCTTTCATGTTTTGCATAGTTCAAATTTCTTAAATTTAGGAAAGGTTTCCTAGTATCAGTTCATTCTTCTAGGATTTCCCAACCCTTTCATTTTATATGAAAACATGTTTGAGCATGGCTGGTCTTTCAGGTAGATGGAATTCGTCGTTCCTTTCAAGAATCATGGTAACTTCTAAATCGGGGCGGACAGAAGGTAGATTTTTCGAACTTCAAATCCCActagctctagccagcatggcccataatcaggaatgctgggagttgtagtccaaaacatctggagagggaaCCAGGATGAGGAAGGCAGTTTTAGCCGATCAAGGCATAAATACAGATTTTTCAAGTAAAATTACCACTCTTCAATAGTAGCAAATAACACTATAGAACAATGCTTGTGTTCTATCACTGGATATTTTGCTGATGATGTGAAGGTTTTATATCGTAAGCTCAGGGAGGTCTAGTAATTTATGAAGATACTGTTAGTTGTATTGGTTCTAGAGCTAAATAAATGTTACTGAAGACAGAAACCATATCCATTTTGTCTATACCAGTCGCATCTGCTTGGAGCCAGTGGCTTGGGGCTTGCAGTGTGCTATCGAATAGAGTTTCAAAAGGCATTTTGAATCCACCTTGTCCTTTCTTAAAATTCAGTCCGAAGCCTTCTGAAATCAGTAGTCACTTTTGACTCAGATAATTGAATATTCTCATCTGGATgttcttccagatgaagcttttatcacTTCATTGCCCCGCctgattcacagaattttacagggagtctGGATGATGTTATCTTCTATTCATAagtctcctgtgttttcctacccCTTCTTTGGTCTTTTTTCATACCGAGAAAAAAGTATGTTAAGGAGAAAACTAAAGAGGGGCTGtgtaggagccctccatctggaagcacccggaAAGCAGTTTCTTAATGCATAGATAGTGATAATGAAGTGAATGGGGTGATTTCAAGTAGTCATGTCCATTACATTAAAGAACATTCTTTTTAATCGGACATACAGCACCCGAGGCAAACAAAGTAGTAGAAATACATGAAAGTGAGTTTAGGTGAAGTATAAGCAAAAAAGTCCAGACATCTTTGATTTCTAAATTTGTTCACTATGGAGATAAGTGGATGGTTTTGTAGAGAGCTAGTAGCTTCTATCACACAGTTTACTTTTAGCCTTAGGAGAATGTAGTTTAGATATTTGTCTTTGTAAGTGTACAGCTTTCTTTGTCTACTGTATTCTTGCAGGTATTGCTGTGCCATGCAGCTGGCACTGTGAAGAGGGTCTCCATGGAGCTTGGAGGACATGCTCCGTTCATAGTGTTTGACAGCGCTGATGTAGACAAAGCAGTTGTAGGAGCTTTCATTTCTAAATACCGAAACTCAGGCCAGGTGAGCTGTATTGCCCTACTTTGTTTAATCTTATGGAACATACGTTTTTCCCCCTATGAACCTGCAGTTAATTTGAGCACTGTTACTGTATGATTTTGATTGTGGCTTGTCCTTGGTGGAAAACAAATTAAGACATTTCTGCTCATCACTCTCAATCTACAAAcactgtagtagtagtaatttagaACACAGCCCAGACAAAATTAAGTAtacttaagtcacattgatttcagtggaagaattACATTCATTTTATTGATTTAGGTGGAATTTAATTCCAAATAAGCATCCTTGGATaccatgtttttgttgttgtttactagtTGTGGTGGGTTGGACTCTGTCCAATCCTGGGACACTAGAAGCAAAAGGCAACCACTGGATGTACAGActgaacattttaatattttgtatgACAAGACCTACATTTTTGCTTTTAAACCTCTTTTGCATTTCTATGGGAAATTTTCTATCCtcggcatttttaaaataataccagTGTGTTATTGATGAAAGCAGACACCAAACGTTTACATTTAAACGGCACTAATCTCCACTGTCCTGTGGAATAAAAATACAAGAACAGAAATACTAAGAGCTATATGGCAGATGAAGGAGTAGGAAAGTGCAACAGCACAAAGAGAGCTCATCCACTGTAGGTGGACGGCTATTTCAGATGGAAGGAAGAACTACACAGCCGAAGGATGCATcagggcagagaggaaggaggacgCCATTAAAATAGTTATAATCCCACTATTTTTCATTGAATCACAATCCACTAGTGGGTAATAAACAGaaagcaaacttttttttctttgcttccagACTTGTGTATGTTCAAATCGTTTCTTGGTGCAAAAAGGGATCCATGATGCATTTGTAGAAAAGTTTGCACAAGCCATTAAGAAAGATCTTCATATTGGCCATGGGTTTGATGAAGGGACTACCCAGGGGCCGCTCATTAATGAAAAAGCTGTGGAAAAAGTAAGTTTATTTTTTAGTATTATGGCATAGTCTCAGCATACTCTATGCAGTCATGTTTGTTGTCTCTGCCTGCATAATATTACAtactaaaaaaaatccactgtggAAATGAAAACAGTCCTTTTGTGGGCGATCATGTTCTAAGTTAGGTTTGTTTTGTTCCTAGGTTGAAAGACACATTCATGATGCAGTTTCCCAGGGAGCATCCATAGTTACAGGAGGAAAAAGGCACAGCTACGGGAAGAATTTCTTTGAGCCAACTCTACTCAGTAATGTCACAACAGACATGCTGTGTACACAAGAGGAGACGTTTGGTCCTTTGGCTCCAGTTATCAAGTAAGATAGTGTGTGACCTGCATAATAAACTGTCATTTTCTATGTAATCATTGCAGTTTCTTAAACTGCGGCCTGGATATGAAATGACCCATGTTATCTTACCATATAGCACATTGACAGGAGCAGTCAAAGggaacatcatggcctgctccagtCGGATTGCCTCTCCTCCTTCGGGAGATGGGAGGGGAGAGCAGGCCATCTCCCTGCTGACAGTCtacttcatttttttcctcttacTTCTCCTtcgccttttccttgtgtgtcttgtctcTTCAaaaaggttgttggtttttttatagGCCTAGGATTGATGGTACTCCCAATTGATGGTACTGCCAATCATTGGCTCTCCCAATGATGTCCTGACAGAAACAGTCTGGAGTGCTAAAATGTTGGAAATGTTTGCTCACTGTGAGACTTTGGATAGTACAGGAATTTTCTGAAGTTATGTGCACTCACCCCTTACCATGGTGTTGCCCTTCCAGTATGTTTCACTACCCCATGGAGTGACCTTACTATAAACATAATGACATTGGCACTGGAATTTGCTTAGTTATACTCAACTAAAAGCTAGTTGAAATTACACCTGTATACTTTCTTGAGTAGACATATTCAACCCTCTTCTCATAGAAGATTCTTTCTCTGCTCCTTCACCCTGGTTTACTTTAATTTGATGAAACTTCCCAAGATGTAacttttttaaatatacaaatgTATTACTGATGCTGGAAAACATGACTTACAAAGCTACATTTATACTGGCTTAACTCTTGGAAAATTATGGAAATTTCTCTTACAGGAGTTTGGGACATGGGACAATAATAAGAATAACACTACACATTTTCTGTGGAAGACTCTTCTAATTTCATACCATTTCCAACGAAGCATTGCTTTTAGTATTTAAAAAGAGGAATTGTTATTGATGTctcctgttgttgctgtttcccTATGTTTGCAGGTTTGATACAGAGGAAGAAGCTCTTGCCATTGCAAATTCAGCCAATGTGGGTTTAGCAGGTATGTGCTCTCTTAATTTGTAGGCAGTCTAAATGGTTCAGGTTTGCAGGCCAAACCTTGACCTTTTTGTTATTTCAAACATAGGGAAAGAAGTAGGGGTTTTttcaccccccccctccaagaGGTTTTAGTTACAAAATGTCTTATTACTCTGTATTCTAATCAATGATGCAATTTGCAGGCTATTTCTATTCTCAAGACCCTGCCCAAATCTGGAGagttgcagagaagctggaggttGGAATGGTTGGTGTTAATGAAGGAATTATATCTGCTGCGGAGTGCCCTTTTGGTGGCGTAAAGCAATCTGGGCTAGGAAGAGAAGGTTCAAAATATGGTATtgatgaatatttggaaataaaatATGTCTGTTTTGGAGGTTTACAATAGCCATTTGTTAGGAGTCTCTAACCAATGCAAGGCTAGAAAACAGTGTTTTAGAATATTCATAAGCTTTGTATAGCAAGATCACTTGTTCGCCCCCTCCCCTCTTAAAATGGGAGTAATCATGTTTATGTGTGGAGCTGTTTTTACTTAGCACTGTGGCAATATTTGTAAACCAACGACTTTGGAATTACATTTGTGtatatagatcaggggtgggcaacttgtggtcctctcaatgctttggcctacagctcccatgatccttcaccattgtctatgctggttagggctgatgagaattgtaggtcaaaatatctggagggctacaagttgcccaaccgTAATATCAATGGCAAGAATATAGATCTGCTTATACCTGAATTATCCATCTTAATCATAATGCAGGGACAGATCATGTTTGTTACTGATCTTACTTCAGAGGAATTAGGAAATCTTTACTAATTAACAGAGCAGCAAAAAGGTGCTTCTCTGTGATTTTTTCTTTCAGGTGGAGCATTATGGAAGTGATGGTATATTGAATAATTGTGCCAAATATTGAATTTGATTCTCTTTCTAACTTGCCTTTTCTGGTTGTCTGTCTTGAAACTTCTAGAAGAATTTAATGCTGTCATGCAAAGGAATATTCCACTTTTTTCATATTATTCTTCAACTGTTGGCTGGAGCTCAAATGTCCTTGCAGGCATAGGTAGAGTTCCGAAAGAATACCTTCCTGTGACTTACGATTTATGGAGACACTTGTGATTTGTGCCTAGTAAGTGAGTCTTGTGACCAAATATTATACATTTATACAACAGCACAAAGATTTGAGCAACCACCATTGTGGGAAAAGACAGTCCCAGCCTGGGtttctctagatattttggacttcaactcccatcagccctagccagcatagccaatggtcatgcATACTGGGAGGCatagtctaaagcatctggagagcactaggttggggaaagatgcttTAGATATTCTTGGAGGTAGTCATTAATTGTGTTGATGAACACAAATGCACAATAGACCCAATCAGACCTGACTGGGTAAGCAGTCCTATAAGGAAgaaatgacctggttcacacaacatgaaagtccatcatgggttaatttattGGTggaggttgtcatgttgtgcttgGTGCCCATGGCCACCATCTTTGCATGGTGCCCATGGATGCCCAACAGCCCACGCAAGCAAATTAATCCAGAGTGGACTGTCACCTTGTGTAACTAGATCACTTTTTAATTTAAGTGGCACAATACATGGGCTCACATTTCCTTAACCTGGATATACCCATTGCACTATAATATCACTCTGACCCTTATGTCTATTCCTACACATGAATCCCCAGATATTACTCACAGCCAAGTTATATTTCCTCGGTGGAAGGCCAGTCTGCCCCTCATTCTAGAGATATATGGAAAGCAGGCAGTGTACGTAGTTTTAGTCCCAGCAAGACAAGCATTTTGCAAGCTTGGAGGAGGCAAAAGAAAATCTATGGGGGAGGACTTTAAAACTTCCTGGAGCTGTTGAGTTACAGTTTGAGTAACACCTATTTGTACACTTGGTATACCAAATGTTATTTCTCTTCCATTTAATTTACTATCGCCATTTatgacagggatgggcaacctggtgccttccagatgttttggactacaactcccataaaatGTAGGAGGCATGAGCAATAAGAATTCTGGTTGTCCGAAGTATCTGTAGGACACCGGGTTGCCTTCTCTTGGTTTAAGAGGATACCTAAATAAGAGCACTTTGTTGCCTCCTCTGGCTGTTGAGTTTCTTGTGTTTCCTGCTGACATCAATTAGCCTAAGTTGGATGTTCCATCAGATCCTTTTAGTATGAGCTACTGGTACATTTGGAAGACGATGAAAATACTTGTTTAACAGTGGCATATTAACACTGCTGCATTAAATGGAACATGCACTTTATTTACATTGCAAAACTTCATTTGAAGTTCTGCACTATATTTTTAAGAGAAGTTTGATATATTCAAACCTATCAGATATGTCCAAGATCCAAAGAGCTGCTTTAGTTGAACCCAAGGGCTGAACAGGTGGGGTTATAATGTCTTTGTTCTTGAACTGCAAGCTGCTCTACCATATCACAGCCTGCTTTTGAGAGACATCATTAGTCTTCAGAAATCGCCTGCAATGTACATGAGAGTCTActgttcaggaagtgcaaatccAGACCTCCTTTGGGGACATAGAACTCATTGTATGGTTCCTTTGATTTTTGTGTATTCACCAACTTCTGTATTTGACAAGGTTCAGCTGAGCTTAGTTTGAATTAATTTGTACTACCAGACAGCTATTGCTTCTGCTTTGACTTATTAGGAATAGATAGGCCAAATCCTGGCACTTCTAAAAAGCACATTTTGTAGCAATAACTGCTACTcttcaaaaaaaagaagaagaaaatcaagcATGTTGTGCCTAATGCTTGATAGCTATGCCAGCAAACTGAGTAGTTTATGAAGTAATCATTGTGCCAGGTGGGGTTGAGGGAAAACTTATAAAAATTACAATGTATAATATGAAGGCTTTTTGGGGTTTGTGTCTTTTTTTGCCTTTTGTGGCTTTATAGGTTAATAACACAGACTGATCTTCAGCTTTTGCAGAAACATCTGTAAATATTGCCTGCCGTTTCAGCCCAACATATGAAGGTAAATTCCGATGGCCAAGTGATTCACATGGCTGTACCAAACATTTGCTGAAAactagctaataataataataataatttttaaaaaatagaagatGAGGCATTATCTAATAGAGCATTAATGCCCCTTGCCAATTCTCCTACACCTTGCAGATTCCCTTCTGCCAGGAAGATCCACTGCTCATGCAAGGGAGGTTTCGTGCTTCTGGGGGCAGCTTGAAAAGAGCAGAAAAactcgtttctggaaggagcaggtcagcagagcttgcataagGGTTCTGGAAGGACCTCCTCTAGGAAGTGCTGGATCTCCCTTGTGTAAGCAGTGGAtttcacttgcacaatggaatcagtagGACCCACTGCTTGTAGAAGAAAATCAGTAGGGCAGAAGGTGGGGCGGGGgcataagcccccccccccccccccgttggattctgcccatgaaGCCATTCTCAAATTTTGCTTTCCTTGAGGTAATGGCTATGATTTGGCATGTGACTGGAAAAAATAGtgatttcttttaaaagacaaaacaccccaaaattaataataataataataataataataataataataattattattattattattattattattattattattattatcctgcctttttcccagcactgggactcaaggcggttaaAAACTCAAAACTCTATAAATCAAAAGCTTGTCAAGATTTTAAACCTAGGAGAATAAAACAAACCATCTATGAGAAGCACAAACTGTTCACAGTGTGTAACAAAATACTAATAGTCTTCCTAAGAAATTAGGGCTGGATCAGGTTGGTTAAATataatttttgtgtgtatgtttacCAATTTTGATGTGAATGTATTAAAGTGTTTATACTGTGATCCCTTAATAGAAGGAGATACTTGAATTCTTACATTTTACCTTTGTTGGCTTGTTTTTTTCCTAGCAAGTTTGTTAACTCTCATGTCTATTAAAGAAAGAACTGTTAATATAATGAATGTTTTCCTTTAAAATTGGTGGACATTATATTGACTGTCAAATTTGTGGTGATTTGCAAGCCTATTGACTCTGAAATCTTTGTTATGTTTGCATGAAGTTTAAGACACAGaataaggttttatttttattagatcCACTTCTGTTGATTagagatatatacacacacacactgacacaaTTGGTTGTTGTTCAATAATCATGATTTATGATCGTTTTTGATATAGCAAGATTATTTAATTTCACTGATGTAAACTGACCATATGTTTGAACCCCTAAGACATAATTTAACAACTAGAACACATTCTTGCAAGTCCCTGAAAACTAGAAATTCTTCAGTTCCTCTAGTAAATATTTGCAATTAATTGATATAGACAAAATACACTTCTCTTTTAGTCGTAATGGGAAACATATGGTAGGCAAGTATCAAACTCATCTTATACGTAAACTTTGAATAAATGCAAAGATCTAGTTCTTAAATATCTTATTTCTTTATTGTGGCTGGCTCTGGAAAAATTCTTAAACCCAAATTAGACAGGGTGAAGGCAGCCATATTTGATGTCCACAGCTGCTCTTTTGACTTCTCAAGCAGTTTTGGGGACTCAAAAGctagcagcagagaaaaagagttcctattctttttaactgtatttaatatgagatctttttaaaaagtgaacattccaAAGCAAATGCAATTCATTGTTCTCGTATTGCAGATTGGAAGGTGCTGGGGCTTATGACAACCCTGCAGTGTAGTTCACACTGAGGTCAATCTACTTAACTTGCCTCAGCAGATCTCCCAGGCCAAATTCAGTGCTCAATTCCACACAGACGCCACATGCAGCATTGACTTGCATGTTGGCTGGGTGCACTGTTCAAAACCacaaaatcaattaaataaaatgcACCTGCATGGACTCCTGCCTTTGATGCTAACTTTTGCTTTCTCAGAAGGCCAATTTAGTCTGTGTCCCACAGGTGTTCCTAGGTGTACcctttaagaatgtaagagcacctctgctggatcagaccaacagcctatctagtccagcagtctgtttgcAACACACAGTGGGGTTGAGTGTATTCACAGGCTGTTGCTGTAGAGCGCAAGCATGTTTCACTTTTATTATCAGTGCAGTCCTATATTGTAGGCCTCCTTTCTCTGcggtttgagagagagaggcgcCACTTCACTGCAGGGGCAGAAACCTCTGCCCCATCACTCCTTTGCTGTCATGCTCCAACGGTGGCAGGGATTGAGAAGGGTTTGGGGGGACGGGAGAAGGCCAGCCTCTGAGCAGCAGGATCCAAAGCCCTCCCATTCCCCCAAGCCTCCTCTGCCCTAAACCAGCCAAAACACATCAGCCCTGGAGCAACTGTAGTTAATTTTCCTCACAGCCTTGCAATtaatgttcacacaacacgctaacccaaagactgtggttgagtgtgggttgttgtcaaACCCTGGGTAGTCTGCTGAagcgtgggttagcgtgttgtctgaatccaggacatttcctGCAGAGTGGCTTGTACAACACAACAAACGAGGGattctcaaggtagcttgttcgAGGAAGTAAGTCACATTCcgcggttaacaagccaccctaaagaaaatgtcctgagttcagacaacacactatcccacagtttaacaaacaactcacactcaagtACTGAGTGGCATAGTGCATTGCATGAACCACATCAATGGgagaaaacttaaaaaaaaacacctgtcctTAGGAGAAGAAAACACTATCACTACCACACATACATACTTCTGCTCTGGCCAGAGGAAGCCAGCAAGGTATAGTTGCAGTCCCTTCACCAAACAAACCTACATCCCCACTTACGGATTGTAACCAGTGGAAGTAATAAAATCTgcacagctggggtgggggaacaaaaaaCTCCCACACCCACTTCTGCCCTGCCTGGCAAAGCCAGCACAGCTTTGGATGGAGTCATAAATCCGCTGCTTTGCCCCCATCCCACAATCCActttggattgcactgtaagaccaGTAGAAATTGTATTTAGGGCCTGTCTTTCCCCCCATAAACTCAGGCTTTCGAGGTAGTCTCCTCTGCAGATACGAACCTAGACCAGCCTTGCTTCAGCAAGGCTACTTTATCATGTGCCTCCTGACCCACGCCCTGGTACCATTTATAAAATGAATACAACTGCATTGCCTTACCCCAGGATATACTATACTACAGAATAATGAAgtaccacaacaccctttcatcaCACCCCATGATGagtggtgccccccccagatGATGTTGGTACtctcaactcccataagccctagccagcatgaccaatagccaggaatactgggagctgtaatCAGACAGATGCTTCCCATTCCAGCCCTGTAGGTTCAATTAAAAGTTATGTCTGGAATTTGGAGATGTAGCCACACACTGCTTTTAATAACGAAGGTAAATTTGCAGGCTGACGTAAAGGACTCCATATAGATGTATAGCCACTGTTTTCTATGGGAAACAATAATATAAGGAAGCTTTCATATGTGATCCTCATAATGTAACAGTCTTGTCTGCGACTTGAGTAGTAGTAACCTTTAGATGTCCATGAGATATGTGAATAGTATCTCCAGCAATGTAGGTCTTTCTGCCAATCCCAGTAGTGAGTTTAAAAGGTGCTATCTACTTGTCAAGGAAACAAAAGGGAGAAATCTGCCATGTCCATTCCCCCTTCTGCTATGCTGGAAGCCTATTGTTCCATCTGCCACCAGTTTAGTTTTAGGAAAATAAAGGAGGGAGGTCCAGCATTTCCTTAGTGTGCCAGATCAACAAGTCTTTTCACTGCAGCTTGTTTATCTGTCATTTGAGCTGTAGCTGAAGGTGACGCCATTTTTGACGGAGCCATTCATGATGTTCCTTGGATTCCctctttccctcttctctctgcTGAAGATGGTGTCCTGGTCACTGTCAAACTCGGACTCTGAAACCATCAGGCTGGAATTGTGTTCTGTACTTCTGTGTTTTATGcctgggacgggggggggggggggagcagaagatGCCTTTAGCATGTCTAGTTTTATGATTCAATGCAGCAACATTATCTCATTCACAACATCAAGTTTGGGAAGTAATGTTACGTCTTAGGCAACAATAAACAGTTGCTCAGATCCAAAGCGCCACCAGTGTCCAAGGGGCAACTAGGGTTCTGCTCCTCTTTAAAGAGGAATACAGTTCCCTTGCCAGGTTCCTTTGAGACAGCTGACTAAAGTTGCTTCCAGGTGGAGGTCTCCTACCCCTAGCAATCAAAAGGTGTGGTGTAGCTTCTCCATTTTTTCTTGCTTAACagatttttctggtaagaaaagagatggaagaagcagcagggctacaaatggaagacaacattgtACAGACCCCCTGTAAGCGGCTGTCAATTGCTgtttctacttttggtttcatcgcagaattgagatctgagctctacccaaagagcttttcctttcctgcttttccattacataacctctaggtggcactgtgctatagcagagtAATGCAATTACACAACTCGGAAAATATCTTTCTtttcgctttcagaaataatatgccCATTTTTCCCACTCTAAAAAATACTGGGAAAGTGTTCTtaagaaacagaagtgaaactggaggatcataaTATTGTCTAAAGAGCCCATAAACAACTGAGAGTAAAGAATCACAggtacacaataaatgcctaaTATGGAAAAACtctaaaattcagtgaatgaggcagtgcaatgcaattgcacaataaaagcctgatCTGGAAATGCCCTAAGCCTCCCCATGTCTTTTCCAGTCAGTGGCTAATCAGACAAGGGTAACTGCAGTTGTGTATTACAAAGTCATGTAACTGTCCTCTGCAGTGATTCAACAGAGGACTGGGAAAGGATATTAAAGAATTTTCTCCATATATTCTCCCCACCTCCTTTGGGTGGCAGCtgcccccctaaaaaaaaaccctctcacaCAACTTCAGTGCCCTCAGCTAGGTACTgggcattgtggaagatgcaaattGGTAGCAAGGCTACCAACATGGTTGTGCTCTTGCCATTTGCAGTGCGGTGGGGACGACCCTGTGTGGAAAAGGCGTTG carries:
- the ALDH5A1 gene encoding succinate-semialdehyde dehydrogenase, mitochondrial, which codes for MATRLAARSFRTPLAHHRCRPRLLLQSPQAGPNSARPFASRLNSAGPGMAALAGSLVRSEGFVGGRWVQAATAFPVRDPASGAELSQVADCGVAEAQAAVRAAYEAGAAWSAVSAKERAALLRKWYDLMIENKDDLAKIITAENGKPLKEAQGEILYSASFLEWFAEEARRIYGDIIPSSAKDRRVLVLKQPVGVAAIITPWNFPSAMITRKVGAALAAGCTVVVKPAEDTPLSALALAELANQARIPAGVYNVVPCSRKQAAAVGEVLCTDPLVAKISFTGSTATGKVLLCHAAGTVKRVSMELGGHAPFIVFDSADVDKAVVGAFISKYRNSGQTCVCSNRFLVQKGIHDAFVEKFAQAIKKDLHIGHGFDEGTTQGPLINEKAVEKVERHIHDAVSQGASIVTGGKRHSYGKNFFEPTLLSNVTTDMLCTQEETFGPLAPVIKFDTEEEALAIANSANVGLAGYFYSQDPAQIWRVAEKLEVGMVGVNEGIISAAECPFGGVKQSGLGREGSKYGIDEYLEIKYVCFGGLQ